A single region of the Austwickia chelonae genome encodes:
- a CDS encoding MFS transporter, with product MSDRRDVLVLAACCGITASNVYLLQPIAVDVARHHRVDDATVGLLVSATHIAYALGIALFVPIIDHAKARTLLFPLVSASALMLTVMAAAPAWWVFATAACLLGLLCPIPQIIIPAAVGMSGERSGAHVIGVLQAGLLVGLLGARFYAGTLASLASTQVVFGISAVLTLGSGAFAVSALRGHRGRPDRRRLIPGVAFFLGLRLLRRPPRTVAWVCVSGLLLGVPFGMFWNSLTFLGDRWYQLDAAQIGMFGLVAAASGLLSPMAGRWADKDGPRLVQLLACLCVFAGWLSLSAAHLGVMVVVLATVLIDVGVWSNQVLNQATIFADRKVPRGLANTIYFTSRFLGISLGSAVGSTLFLADLWTTAVMLACASTACGLGVYLGGTRPERTR from the coding sequence ATGAGTGACCGACGAGATGTTCTTGTCCTCGCCGCCTGCTGCGGGATCACGGCGTCCAACGTCTACCTGCTCCAACCGATAGCCGTGGACGTCGCTCGTCATCATCGCGTCGACGACGCCACCGTCGGCCTGCTCGTCTCGGCGACCCACATCGCCTATGCCCTCGGGATCGCCTTGTTCGTCCCAATCATCGACCACGCCAAGGCGCGCACCCTGCTGTTCCCGCTGGTCAGCGCCAGCGCATTGATGCTCACCGTCATGGCGGCCGCCCCGGCCTGGTGGGTCTTCGCCACCGCAGCATGTCTGTTGGGACTGCTGTGCCCCATTCCGCAGATCATCATCCCGGCAGCGGTCGGGATGTCAGGTGAGCGAAGTGGCGCCCACGTCATCGGAGTACTCCAAGCAGGGCTACTGGTAGGGCTGCTCGGTGCCCGTTTCTACGCCGGTACGCTCGCTTCGCTGGCGTCGACACAGGTGGTCTTCGGTATTTCTGCTGTGCTGACCCTGGGTTCAGGGGCCTTCGCGGTGTCGGCACTCCGCGGGCACCGCGGTCGCCCAGATCGGAGACGGCTGATCCCCGGGGTGGCCTTCTTCCTGGGGCTGAGGCTGCTTCGTCGGCCTCCTCGCACTGTTGCCTGGGTCTGCGTGTCCGGTCTTCTGCTCGGGGTGCCCTTCGGGATGTTCTGGAACAGCCTGACCTTCCTAGGCGACCGTTGGTATCAGCTCGATGCTGCACAGATCGGCATGTTCGGGCTGGTCGCGGCAGCTTCTGGGCTGCTGTCCCCGATGGCGGGGCGTTGGGCCGACAAGGACGGCCCCCGGCTGGTTCAGCTCCTGGCCTGTCTCTGCGTGTTCGCGGGTTGGCTTTCGCTGTCAGCAGCTCACCTCGGCGTGATGGTCGTGGTGCTGGCCACCGTACTCATCGATGTCGGCGTCTGGTCGAACCAAGTGCTCAATCAGGCCACGATCTTCGCGGACCGGAAAGTCCCCCGCGGGTTGGCCAACACCATCTATTTCACCAGTCGTTTCCTGGGGATCTCGCTGGGTTCCGCAGTGGGTTCGACGCTTTTCCTCGCCGATCTGTGGACGACCGCTGTCATGCTCGCCTGCGCGTCGACGGCCTGTGGCCTGGGCGTCTATCTCGGAGGGACCAGGCCTGAGAGGACCAGGTAG
- a CDS encoding flagellar hook protein FlgE, with protein sequence MLRSMYSAVSGLRVHQTMLDVTGNNISNVNTFGFKTGRAVFEDNLSQIIRGSSAPVPAAGGGPGIGGINPAQVGLGARLGAITNIFSQGGLQVTNQTTDVAIQGDGFFTVEKAGANFFTRNGAFNFDTDGNLVTSDGSYVLGYMYAPGDRLGADKSEGAIATALSKNVILDDTGAPAAVPLDPAKLQAVPLKLPTALTKGFRIGATEGQDVKGGGTTWNSFVLGGDGAAGGTAANADLALESFQINKDGKLVGSFSDGTKRVFGQIALTTFNNPPGLEKVGGSMYRQTNNSGVPQTGIPAQGGKGTVESGTLEMSNVDLAQEFTNLIVAQRGFQANSKVVSTSDEVLSDLIQMKR encoded by the coding sequence ATGCTTCGTTCCATGTACTCGGCCGTCTCCGGTCTCCGCGTCCACCAGACCATGCTGGATGTCACCGGTAACAACATCTCGAACGTGAACACGTTCGGCTTCAAGACTGGCCGAGCCGTGTTCGAGGACAACCTGTCCCAGATCATCCGCGGCTCGTCGGCCCCGGTTCCCGCCGCAGGTGGCGGCCCCGGTATCGGTGGTATCAACCCGGCCCAGGTCGGTCTGGGTGCCCGCCTCGGCGCGATCACCAATATCTTCAGCCAGGGTGGTCTACAGGTCACCAACCAGACCACGGACGTCGCCATCCAGGGTGATGGTTTCTTCACCGTGGAGAAGGCCGGTGCGAACTTCTTCACCCGTAACGGTGCCTTCAACTTCGACACCGACGGCAACCTGGTCACCAGCGACGGTTCCTATGTGCTCGGCTACATGTACGCGCCAGGTGACCGTCTCGGTGCCGACAAGTCCGAGGGAGCGATCGCGACCGCGCTGTCCAAGAATGTCATCCTGGACGACACCGGTGCGCCGGCTGCGGTACCGCTCGACCCGGCTAAGTTGCAGGCTGTGCCGTTGAAGCTGCCCACCGCGTTGACCAAGGGCTTCCGAATCGGTGCTACTGAGGGACAGGATGTCAAGGGCGGCGGGACCACGTGGAATAGCTTCGTTCTGGGCGGAGACGGGGCAGCAGGTGGAACTGCCGCGAATGCTGACCTGGCCCTGGAGTCCTTTCAGATCAACAAGGACGGCAAGCTGGTCGGCTCCTTCTCCGACGGCACGAAGCGTGTCTTCGGGCAGATCGCCCTGACCACCTTCAACAACCCGCCCGGCCTGGAGAAGGTCGGCGGGTCGATGTACCGCCAGACGAACAACTCCGGTGTGCCGCAGACCGGCATCCCGGCTCAGGGAGGAAAGGGCACCGTCGAGTCCGGAACGCTGGAGATGTCGAACGTCGACCTGGCCCAGGAGTTCACCAACCTGATCGTCGCCCAGCGTGGCTTCCAGGCGAACTCGAAGGTCGTCTCCACCTCCGACGAGGTCCTCTCCGATCTCATCCAGATGAAGCGCTGA
- a CDS encoding flagellar hook assembly protein FlgD produces MSIPISDPRGTWDPTHRGPVVDGKTYTPPTMTYLKDKDGNIVLGDDGKPILVNKPAEGMEGLTGRSTVGKKQGEFDGEMFLKLLIAQLKYQDPSKPTDSSQIMQQTATLSMVERMNAMAKVNEETNKTYTSMLAEQRISAAVALVGSKVEYAVDPNDPTKTAVGLVDSVKFDGTGPILSVGGKNVPYQDVTKVMTATSGTSTTGSTPPASSTA; encoded by the coding sequence ATGAGCATCCCGATCTCAGACCCGCGCGGTACCTGGGACCCGACCCATCGGGGCCCGGTCGTCGACGGGAAGACGTATACGCCTCCGACCATGACCTACCTGAAGGACAAGGACGGCAATATCGTCCTGGGTGATGACGGCAAACCGATCCTGGTCAACAAACCTGCCGAAGGCATGGAGGGGTTGACCGGGCGGAGCACCGTCGGGAAGAAGCAAGGCGAGTTCGACGGTGAAATGTTCCTGAAGCTGTTGATCGCGCAGCTGAAGTATCAGGACCCGAGCAAACCGACCGACTCCAGCCAGATCATGCAGCAGACCGCGACCCTGTCGATGGTCGAGCGGATGAATGCCATGGCCAAGGTCAACGAAGAGACCAACAAGACCTACACCAGCATGCTTGCCGAGCAGCGGATCTCGGCTGCTGTGGCGCTGGTCGGCTCCAAGGTCGAATATGCCGTCGACCCCAACGATCCGACCAAGACGGCCGTTGGTCTCGTCGATTCTGTCAAGTTCGACGGCACCGGGCCGATTCTTTCGGTGGGTGGCAAGAACGTCCCCTACCAGGACGTCACCAAGGTCATGACGGCCACGAGCGGCACGTCGACCACCGGTAGTACCCCACCTGCTTCTTCCACCGCCTGA
- a CDS encoding flagellar hook-length control protein FliK has translation MTIRVPQDLNMSSTVPSPRPGAGPVDRETFAESLRAKLRTAQEPTGSSPRVRSGSAQSTGRPVPNEQNGPVGRPAAAASGRAQTSPAATRPAPSGGPGEQTAAGTNQPVASTPSGPGEPAAIPAAPTVPMAGAEGFPLTDAVLAQTASVVGVELAVMVHQQQSAMGRLVVEGDPAQGVGPVGTAPASGGQVVVAPASSVPGADLPAGLQTPSSMPGGASAAQPGAAFGLTAANGPSTAPTTVPGSPANEAPSANALENQPHSWMTSMSSPAAEEPGAPVSGANGGHGILLPGQRPPAADAATSAPLTPTPQTAAAPAVTGTTTTAQLLNSGPPATAATTTDQPEFAIGQTTGGFSTIHAQQTSLPQTLGTATAPADSSLPHTPGASEPSTMAQGPAAQPGTEASESLRTPLPAQAVPTRPPSAEPDGRRISLDTETPSTIPQTAKPQPSSAPATETAPTESSTPTPATDRAAAPTQPTPPPLATPPAHAPSVTTAGHSMPAQAAAPPAPVHSQLLTAIAPVIQRRDGSYNVELQLDPASLGRVKVTVTMQAGEISVQMQAADSGARDMLRQNMDQLRDQLADAGFGRTNVDVGDGSRQAWQDPRGQQPRDLPGNTSTQLDPAGTPLPGDRPAVSETTDGTGPLDLQL, from the coding sequence ATGACGATCCGGGTGCCGCAGGATCTCAACATGTCTTCGACCGTGCCTTCGCCGCGGCCCGGAGCAGGGCCGGTCGACCGGGAGACTTTTGCGGAATCTCTGCGCGCGAAGCTGCGAACTGCCCAGGAACCGACGGGGTCTTCCCCTCGGGTGAGATCCGGTTCTGCACAGAGCACCGGTCGGCCTGTCCCGAACGAGCAGAACGGCCCCGTGGGACGTCCCGCAGCCGCCGCGTCGGGGCGGGCGCAGACATCGCCCGCCGCTACCCGTCCGGCTCCGTCGGGTGGACCGGGCGAGCAGACGGCGGCAGGGACGAACCAGCCGGTGGCTTCGACACCGTCCGGCCCGGGAGAGCCTGCCGCGATACCAGCGGCCCCGACCGTGCCGATGGCGGGCGCGGAGGGCTTTCCGTTGACGGATGCTGTCCTGGCGCAGACGGCGTCGGTCGTGGGCGTCGAACTTGCCGTCATGGTGCACCAACAGCAGTCGGCGATGGGACGCCTGGTCGTCGAGGGCGACCCCGCGCAAGGCGTGGGACCTGTGGGCACGGCACCGGCTTCTGGCGGTCAGGTCGTCGTGGCTCCGGCGTCCTCTGTGCCTGGGGCCGACCTGCCGGCCGGCCTTCAGACGCCTTCGTCGATGCCAGGTGGCGCTTCGGCCGCGCAGCCCGGCGCAGCTTTCGGTCTGACAGCCGCCAACGGACCCTCGACAGCACCCACTACCGTGCCAGGCTCTCCGGCGAACGAGGCACCTTCCGCGAATGCGCTAGAAAACCAACCTCATTCATGGATGACTTCGATGTCTTCCCCCGCGGCCGAGGAACCGGGCGCACCGGTATCGGGAGCCAACGGAGGCCACGGAATCCTCCTGCCAGGCCAGCGACCCCCGGCAGCTGACGCGGCGACCTCTGCACCGCTGACCCCCACCCCGCAGACTGCCGCCGCACCGGCCGTCACCGGCACCACGACCACCGCGCAGCTCCTGAACAGCGGACCCCCCGCAACAGCGGCCACCACGACAGACCAACCTGAGTTCGCCATCGGACAGACGACCGGAGGCTTCTCCACCATTCACGCCCAGCAGACGTCCCTCCCGCAGACCCTGGGAACAGCCACCGCCCCGGCCGATTCTTCCTTGCCACACACCCCGGGAGCGTCGGAACCTTCCACCATGGCCCAGGGCCCGGCGGCGCAGCCCGGCACCGAGGCCTCCGAGTCCCTCCGGACTCCCCTGCCCGCGCAGGCCGTGCCCACCAGGCCACCATCCGCCGAACCGGACGGCCGACGGATCTCCCTCGACACCGAAACCCCGTCGACCATCCCGCAGACCGCGAAACCTCAGCCGTCGTCCGCACCGGCCACCGAAACCGCCCCGACGGAGTCCAGCACACCAACGCCCGCCACGGACCGGGCCGCCGCCCCCACGCAGCCGACACCACCACCCTTGGCCACCCCTCCTGCCCACGCACCCTCGGTCACCACGGCCGGACACTCCATGCCCGCCCAGGCCGCCGCGCCCCCCGCCCCGGTCCACAGCCAACTGTTGACCGCGATCGCCCCGGTGATCCAACGCCGCGACGGCTCCTACAACGTCGAACTTCAGCTCGACCCGGCCAGTCTCGGCCGCGTCAAAGTAACCGTGACCATGCAGGCCGGAGAGATCTCCGTGCAGATGCAAGCTGCGGATTCCGGCGCTCGCGACATGTTGCGTCAGAACATGGATCAACTTCGCGACCAACTGGCCGATGCAGGATTCGGACGTACGAATGTCGACGTGGGCGATGGCTCACGTCAGGCCTGGCAGGACCCGCGCGGTCAGCAGCCGCGTGACCTGCCGGGGAACACCTCGACCCAGCTCGACCCAGCCGGAACTCCTCTCCCCGGCGATCGACCTGCGGTGTCGGAGACCACGGATGGTACTGGCCCGCTCGACCTCCAGCTGTGA
- a CDS encoding transglycosylase SLT domain-containing protein, with protein sequence MGVDMSGIGAVQARIAEIQAKFSNFGSPVQPGTYSADGALNGRTAWNYKLQDLIGRDYNNTKFPWSGVDVSPYNTTGGGSGISGTFTSGNSRISGTTAAARAPLAGGLAAGVGVSGAAVVDSAKKYLGVPYVWGGTSAQGLDCSGLVQKAYGDLGISLPRVAADQAKMGTAIPSLAQARPGDLLAFGSPVDHIAIYVGNNQMIAAPEPGDKVKIQSVYATPVSIRRIVPDGPDLSSASRIGSAAFTAGLTGGSGPVGSALAQAPAQFRALFQQAEARYGVPATLLAAVAKQESGFNAGAVSPAGAIGLMQIMPGTAAGLKVNPRDPAQAVDGAARLLRDNLRTFGSTQLALAAYNAGPGAVQRYGGIPPYAETQNYIRRIMADRGVSA encoded by the coding sequence ATGGGCGTTGACATGTCAGGCATCGGCGCTGTTCAGGCACGCATCGCGGAGATCCAGGCGAAGTTCTCCAACTTCGGATCACCGGTGCAGCCGGGCACGTACAGCGCCGACGGTGCGCTCAACGGACGTACCGCCTGGAACTACAAGCTCCAGGACCTGATCGGACGTGACTACAACAATACGAAGTTCCCCTGGTCGGGGGTCGACGTCTCCCCGTACAACACCACCGGTGGCGGCAGCGGCATCAGCGGCACCTTCACCTCGGGTAACTCTCGGATCTCCGGCACGACGGCCGCAGCTCGTGCGCCTCTGGCCGGGGGACTGGCTGCGGGTGTCGGCGTCAGTGGCGCCGCAGTGGTCGACTCGGCGAAGAAGTACCTGGGCGTTCCCTACGTCTGGGGCGGTACCTCCGCACAGGGTCTGGACTGCTCCGGTCTCGTCCAGAAGGCTTATGGCGACCTGGGTATCTCCTTGCCCCGGGTCGCCGCCGACCAGGCGAAGATGGGGACGGCGATACCTTCCTTGGCCCAGGCTCGCCCCGGTGACCTGCTGGCCTTCGGCAGCCCGGTCGACCACATCGCCATCTACGTCGGCAACAACCAGATGATCGCTGCGCCGGAGCCCGGCGACAAGGTCAAGATCCAGAGCGTCTACGCCACCCCGGTGTCCATCCGTCGGATCGTCCCCGACGGGCCGGACCTGTCGAGCGCTTCCCGGATCGGGTCGGCGGCCTTCACCGCCGGGCTGACCGGCGGCTCCGGCCCGGTCGGATCGGCGCTGGCCCAGGCTCCCGCCCAGTTCAGGGCCCTCTTCCAGCAAGCGGAGGCCCGTTACGGCGTGCCGGCGACCTTGCTGGCTGCGGTGGCCAAGCAGGAGAGCGGGTTCAACGCCGGCGCGGTCAGCCCCGCCGGGGCGATCGGCCTGATGCAGATCATGCCGGGGACCGCGGCAGGCCTGAAGGTCAACCCGCGCGACCCGGCCCAGGCCGTCGACGGCGCAGCTCGTCTGCTGCGCGACAACCTCCGCACCTTCGGTTCCACCCAGCTCGCACTGGCCGCGTACAACGCAGGACCGGGTGCGGTGCAACGGTACGGCGGGATCCCGCCGTACGCCGAGACACAGAACTACATCCGTCGCATCATGGCCGACAGGGGAGTATCCGCATGA
- a CDS encoding FliI/YscN family ATPase has product MRALMDQLCAAARPTISGKVVSAVGLSIEIAGLELGVGEAVRIIGDEGPIMAEVVALGDGRATCMPISDLRGVRSGCPVQSTGGPLRVPVGRGMLGRVVNALGEPMDGRGALGNVQLVSSTGIPPAAMQRDRIDTPMPLGVRAIDAMIPCGRGQRLGIFAGSGVGKSSLLSMIVKGTTAPVCVLALVGERGREVREFVEGDLGPEGLRRAVVVVATSDEPALVRLRAAFTATRIAEWFRDQGEDVVLCMDSVTRVAMAQREVGLASGEPPATRGYPPSVFGLMPRLLERAGTAPTGSITGLYTVLVDGDDLNDPIADNVRSILDGHIVLSRRLATSGHFPAIDVLESISRAEKAITTREQRGDSVTIRQLLAAKRDAKDLIEIGAYVAGSNPQVDRALRQSADIDGFLRQDLEDLTPADTTWSWLHQLATAE; this is encoded by the coding sequence ATGAGGGCGCTGATGGATCAGCTGTGCGCGGCTGCCCGTCCCACGATCAGCGGCAAAGTGGTCAGCGCGGTGGGTCTGTCCATCGAGATCGCCGGCCTGGAACTGGGCGTCGGTGAGGCCGTGCGGATCATCGGCGACGAGGGCCCGATCATGGCCGAGGTGGTCGCCTTGGGTGATGGGCGGGCCACCTGCATGCCGATCTCGGACCTGCGCGGGGTGCGTTCAGGGTGCCCGGTGCAGTCGACCGGGGGGCCTTTGCGAGTACCGGTCGGCCGGGGGATGCTCGGCCGGGTCGTCAACGCCCTGGGCGAGCCGATGGACGGCCGTGGAGCTTTGGGCAATGTCCAGCTGGTCAGTTCGACGGGGATACCTCCGGCGGCGATGCAACGCGACCGGATCGACACTCCGATGCCTTTGGGGGTGCGGGCCATCGACGCGATGATCCCGTGCGGTCGAGGCCAACGGCTCGGGATCTTCGCCGGTTCGGGGGTGGGCAAGTCGAGCCTGCTGTCGATGATCGTGAAGGGGACCACCGCCCCGGTCTGTGTTCTCGCGCTGGTCGGTGAGCGTGGCCGTGAGGTCCGGGAGTTCGTCGAGGGCGACCTCGGCCCGGAGGGGCTGCGCCGGGCCGTGGTCGTCGTGGCGACCTCCGACGAACCGGCGCTGGTGCGTCTACGGGCGGCGTTCACGGCGACCCGGATCGCGGAGTGGTTCCGTGACCAGGGCGAGGACGTCGTGCTGTGCATGGACTCGGTGACCCGGGTCGCGATGGCGCAACGTGAGGTCGGGCTGGCCTCGGGGGAGCCGCCGGCGACTCGTGGATATCCGCCGAGCGTTTTCGGGTTGATGCCTCGACTGCTGGAACGGGCAGGGACGGCTCCGACAGGCAGCATCACCGGTCTGTACACCGTCCTCGTCGACGGCGACGACCTGAACGATCCCATCGCGGACAACGTCCGGTCGATCCTGGACGGTCACATCGTGCTCTCCCGCCGGTTGGCCACCTCGGGGCATTTCCCGGCGATCGACGTCCTGGAGTCGATCTCCCGTGCGGAGAAGGCGATCACGACCCGGGAGCAGCGCGGCGATTCGGTGACGATCCGTCAGCTGTTGGCGGCGAAACGCGATGCGAAGGACCTCATCGAGATCGGTGCTTATGTCGCGGGCAGCAACCCGCAGGTCGACCGGGCTTTGCGCCAGTCGGCCGATATCGACGGTTTCCTCCGCCAGGACCTGGAGGATCTGACCCCGGCCGACACGACCTGGTCGTGGCTGCATCAGCTCGCGACCGCCGAGTGA
- a CDS encoding FliH/SctL family protein, whose product MPSSLPSRGYVLRGGEHPSPVRPARMSSDLASTTYVTPGRADPRLVDPHLEAVVEQAALEARARGFRAGHAAGYEAGRQEGLALMQEQKRLLAERDEIDRTRYNAYIEDLVTRVTQAAQQAVQVQTPTLDELYDLIASMTVELAESLVGHHLQVDGCGAKDALIRAMSGVSRGVSVTVRLHPDDLEQIQQFVHDMPEWEITRLVGDPAVERGGALVAAENLEIDAQYGPAFERVRKVIRP is encoded by the coding sequence TTGCCTAGCTCGCTGCCTTCCCGCGGTTACGTCCTGCGAGGTGGGGAACATCCGTCGCCGGTCCGCCCGGCCCGGATGTCCTCCGATCTGGCTTCGACGACCTATGTCACGCCGGGACGGGCCGATCCTCGCCTGGTCGATCCGCACTTGGAAGCCGTCGTCGAGCAGGCTGCGCTGGAAGCCAGAGCTCGGGGTTTCCGGGCCGGTCACGCCGCCGGTTACGAGGCCGGACGGCAGGAAGGCCTGGCGTTGATGCAGGAGCAGAAGCGTCTGCTCGCCGAACGTGACGAGATCGACCGCACCCGCTACAACGCCTACATCGAGGATCTGGTGACCCGGGTCACCCAAGCTGCTCAACAGGCGGTGCAGGTGCAGACCCCCACCTTGGACGAGCTGTACGACCTGATCGCGTCGATGACGGTGGAGCTCGCCGAGTCACTGGTGGGCCACCACCTCCAGGTCGACGGGTGCGGGGCGAAGGACGCGCTGATCCGGGCGATGTCCGGTGTGTCCCGCGGGGTGTCGGTCACGGTGCGTCTGCACCCGGACGACCTGGAACAGATCCAGCAGTTCGTGCACGACATGCCCGAATGGGAGATCACCCGACTGGTCGGCGACCCAGCGGTGGAACGCGGTGGCGCTCTCGTGGCGGCCGAGAACCTGGAGATCGACGCCCAGTACGGTCCGGCCTTCGAACGGGTCCGTAAGGTGATTCGCCCATGA
- the fliG gene encoding flagellar motor switch protein FliG: MTVTQMTGLRKAAILLVQLGTEHSAQIMKMLRPAEVEALTAEIARLDSVDVDTLDEVLEEFRQLAQARQYYVQGGVNFAEEVLIATMGQERAHEVMQRLTASLVEMPFEFLRRVDAKLILSYLQDEHPQTVTLVLAHMEPDAAAIILSGLAPEVQAEVAHRLAIMDRTSPEIVKQVEAHLERRLSTLVQASDYSNVGGLKSLVDVINQSDRTTERLILEGLEKRDLDLAEEVRAHMFMFEDIVGLDDRAVQVVLRKVDSKDLAVALKGVREDVREKITRNMSERAALSLADEISILGPVRLKQVEESQAVVIRQIRMLEEAGEIVVSRSGSDEFVA; the protein is encoded by the coding sequence ATGACCGTCACACAGATGACAGGCCTGCGTAAGGCGGCCATCCTCCTCGTCCAACTGGGTACCGAACATTCCGCCCAGATCATGAAGATGCTCAGGCCGGCCGAGGTCGAGGCGTTGACCGCCGAGATCGCTCGTCTGGACAGCGTCGATGTCGACACCCTCGACGAAGTGCTGGAGGAATTCCGTCAGCTCGCCCAGGCTCGGCAGTACTACGTCCAAGGCGGGGTGAACTTCGCCGAGGAGGTCCTGATCGCCACGATGGGTCAGGAACGGGCCCACGAGGTGATGCAACGGCTCACGGCCAGCCTGGTCGAAATGCCCTTCGAGTTCTTGCGCCGGGTCGATGCGAAGCTGATCCTGTCCTACTTGCAGGACGAGCACCCGCAGACGGTGACGCTCGTGCTGGCCCACATGGAACCTGATGCTGCCGCGATCATCCTCTCGGGCCTGGCTCCGGAGGTGCAGGCCGAGGTCGCCCACCGGCTGGCCATCATGGACCGCACCAGCCCGGAGATCGTCAAACAGGTCGAGGCTCACCTGGAGCGGCGCCTGTCGACGCTCGTGCAGGCCAGCGACTACAGCAATGTCGGCGGCCTGAAGTCGCTGGTCGACGTCATCAACCAGTCCGACCGGACGACTGAACGGCTCATCCTGGAAGGCTTGGAGAAGCGTGATCTCGACCTCGCTGAAGAGGTCCGTGCCCACATGTTCATGTTCGAGGACATCGTCGGCCTGGACGATCGCGCGGTTCAGGTGGTGCTCCGCAAGGTCGACTCCAAGGACCTCGCGGTGGCGCTCAAAGGTGTTCGCGAGGACGTCCGGGAGAAGATCACCCGCAATATGTCCGAGCGGGCCGCGCTCTCCCTGGCCGACGAGATCTCGATCCTCGGCCCGGTGCGTCTCAAGCAGGTCGAGGAGTCCCAGGCCGTGGTCATCCGGCAGATCCGCATGTTGGAGGAAGCCGGCGAGATCGTGGTGAGCCGCAGCGGAAGCGACGAGTTCGTTGCCTAG
- the fliF gene encoding flagellar basal-body MS-ring/collar protein FliF — MKNIKFQAVLGRAKGVFDGFTPGQRAVTVIAVVVAIVGAIVFVNWASRPTMTPIFTNLSSSDAAAISTKLKETGVPYELGDGGNTILVPSSRSDQARLDLAGAGLPQNSPESKGYGILDKSSLGSSDFQQKLTAKRAIEGELANTIKQIDKVREAKVYLALGENSPYQDEQTKPSASVQVTMQNNAKLQTGQVDAVVHLVSSAVPKLEPSAVTVTDALGTRYTEEGGGVGGLDARADQIRAVSAQKTAQVQKFLDTIVGPGNSTASVQADLDFDNTKVERQEYVLSKAGDPPVVEQRSTEKMTGASGQAVGGVLGPDNITVPGLDQGSSKNEYTKEDFTKQNPYGVQKTTKDLAKGSIKKLNVAIALDTKNAGIYNAAEIKQLLGAAAGIDQARGDAIEVSKLAFDTKAAEAAKAKADTEAAQARQGELIDLAKNAGLVLLLLLALLIGFRKSRKEPEVVDLGELPSATAGELPPTPADPPLEYSLESDPLPVIEATPVDPQSQARVMAREEIGSLVEEDPDEVARLLRGWISERN; from the coding sequence GTGAAGAACATCAAGTTTCAAGCCGTTCTAGGACGCGCCAAAGGCGTCTTCGACGGCTTCACCCCCGGTCAGCGCGCGGTGACGGTGATTGCCGTCGTCGTGGCGATCGTCGGTGCCATCGTCTTCGTGAACTGGGCGAGCCGACCCACGATGACCCCCATCTTCACCAACCTTTCCTCCTCGGATGCTGCCGCGATCTCCACCAAGCTCAAGGAGACCGGTGTTCCCTACGAGCTGGGCGACGGCGGGAACACCATCCTCGTGCCCTCCTCACGGTCCGACCAGGCACGCCTGGACCTGGCAGGAGCGGGTCTCCCGCAGAACAGCCCCGAGTCGAAGGGCTACGGCATCCTCGACAAGTCGAGCCTGGGCTCCAGCGACTTCCAGCAGAAACTCACCGCCAAACGAGCCATCGAGGGCGAACTGGCCAACACGATCAAACAGATCGACAAGGTCCGCGAGGCGAAGGTCTACCTCGCGCTCGGCGAGAACTCTCCGTACCAGGACGAACAGACCAAGCCGTCGGCGTCGGTCCAGGTCACCATGCAGAACAACGCCAAATTGCAGACCGGGCAGGTCGACGCGGTCGTTCACCTGGTCAGCTCGGCCGTGCCGAAGCTCGAACCGTCCGCCGTCACCGTGACCGACGCCCTGGGTACGCGATACACCGAGGAAGGTGGTGGCGTCGGCGGACTCGACGCCCGCGCCGACCAGATCCGGGCCGTCTCCGCGCAGAAGACCGCCCAGGTGCAGAAATTCCTCGACACCATCGTCGGGCCGGGTAACTCCACCGCGAGCGTGCAGGCCGACCTCGACTTCGACAACACGAAGGTCGAACGCCAGGAGTACGTCCTGTCCAAGGCCGGCGACCCGCCGGTGGTGGAGCAGCGCAGCACGGAGAAGATGACCGGCGCCTCCGGTCAGGCCGTCGGCGGTGTGCTCGGCCCGGACAACATCACCGTCCCCGGGTTGGACCAGGGTTCCAGCAAGAACGAATACACCAAGGAAGACTTCACCAAGCAGAACCCGTACGGGGTGCAGAAGACCACGAAGGACCTGGCCAAGGGCTCCATCAAGAAACTGAACGTGGCCATCGCCCTCGACACGAAGAACGCGGGTATCTACAACGCGGCCGAGATCAAACAGCTGCTCGGCGCAGCAGCCGGCATCGACCAGGCCCGCGGCGACGCCATCGAGGTCAGCAAACTGGCCTTCGACACCAAAGCCGCCGAAGCGGCGAAGGCCAAGGCCGACACCGAGGCAGCCCAGGCCCGACAGGGCGAACTGATCGACCTGGCGAAGAACGCCGGACTGGTGCTTCTCCTCCTGCTGGCGCTGCTGATCGGCTTCCGGAAGAGCAGGAAGGAACCGGAAGTCGTCGACCTGGGCGAACTGCCCTCGGCCACCGCCGGCGAACTTCCGCCCACTCCGGCCGACCCGCCGCTGGAGTACTCCCTGGAATCCGACCCGCTGCCAGTCATCGAGGCCACCCCGGTCGACCCGCAGAGCCAGGCACGTGTCATGGCCCGCGAAGAGATCGGCAGCCTCGTCGAAGAAGACCCGGACGAAGTCGCGCGCCTCCTGCGGGGCTGGATATCGGAACGGAACTGA